In a genomic window of bacterium:
- a CDS encoding PBP1A family penicillin-binding protein, with protein MPRKNKKPSFFLPQALKTKLSRRRLKKLWRNKKFKKAFIFTLIGLGIIFVGTIAWFSKDLPTPSKIKQWRPALSTKILDRNGKLLYEVHGEEKRTWTEIKDIPENMQKATIAAEDKEFYHHFGINLKGLTRAFLRDVLHRSYKEGGSSITQQFVKNALLTPKRTLTRKIKEAILSIELEVLYSKEQILEMYLNTIPYGSNAYGVEAAAQTFFGKSAKDLNLAECALLASLPKAPTYYSPYGSHLDSLMARKNYVLDQMVDIQAISPEEAEKAKKTKISFKPYREQIFAPHFVMWIKEQLAQKYGQKILETGGLKVYTTLNWEIQQAAEEAVYEGAERNKNRFGGENASLVAIDPKSGEVLAMVGSKNYFEEEIQGRVNVALRPRQPGSSFKPIVYATLLKGQWAPGYTLFDLETDFGGGYKPHNYDHNQYGPVTIRFALANSLNISAVKALYLAGLDNVLATAKDLGITTLTEPERYGLSLVLGGGEVKLLELTGAYTAFAQKGRFAQPFGIIKVLDSSEKVLEENKPQVKQVLPEEIAYEIWDILSDTTARSAVFGWSKYMSLPDRKVALKTGTTDDFRDAWTIGFVPNLVAGVWAGNSDNRPMYNAPGSMAAAPIWHSFMTKVKDKFPIEEYKQPEGISKTSIAWVSNKKPTGDSPKIIWDIFAPWQLPKEWDDIFIKKKICKLNGLLANDDHPEELTEEKTFANVHSEVPDNPNWEAPVLAWAKANGYTNYPPQEYCSEHSNKQRPEITFNSPKDKSTVAGEISVEVQISSVWGLKTLSFYLDGTQIKKFTSPPFSFSLQTSLYKNGEHTLKAKAVDELGLSSEKTINLNFNNTTPEVLNLNASLYNTNSVLLKWGNPANISYLKIYRSIYPENLGVLIKDNYHGESYLDASLSANTYYFTVRTVNSKGEESVGKRVSITIP; from the coding sequence ATGCCGCGCAAAAATAAAAAACCCTCTTTTTTTCTCCCTCAAGCTTTAAAAACAAAGTTATCGCGCCGAAGATTAAAAAAACTTTGGCGTAATAAAAAGTTTAAAAAAGCTTTTATTTTTACCCTTATAGGTTTAGGAATTATATTTGTGGGCACTATTGCCTGGTTCTCAAAGGACCTCCCTACCCCAAGCAAAATAAAGCAATGGCGCCCTGCTCTATCTACAAAAATTTTGGATCGCAATGGCAAACTATTATATGAGGTTCACGGCGAAGAAAAACGTACTTGGACTGAAATCAAAGACATCCCTGAAAATATGCAGAAAGCTACTATTGCCGCTGAAGACAAAGAGTTTTACCACCACTTTGGCATTAACCTCAAAGGTTTAACCAGAGCTTTCTTGAGAGATGTATTGCATCGTTCCTATAAAGAAGGAGGATCAAGCATCACTCAGCAGTTTGTAAAAAACGCCCTTCTGACCCCCAAACGCACCCTAACACGCAAAATTAAAGAAGCTATTCTCTCCATTGAACTTGAGGTTCTTTATTCTAAAGAGCAGATTTTAGAGATGTACCTTAATACTATCCCTTATGGTTCCAATGCTTATGGCGTGGAAGCCGCTGCTCAAACTTTTTTTGGTAAATCAGCAAAAGATCTTAATCTGGCTGAGTGCGCTCTTTTGGCTTCTTTGCCTAAGGCACCTACTTACTACTCTCCTTACGGATCTCATCTCGACTCTCTAATGGCACGTAAAAACTATGTACTGGACCAAATGGTTGACATCCAAGCCATATCCCCTGAAGAAGCAGAAAAAGCCAAAAAGACAAAAATTAGTTTTAAGCCTTACCGGGAACAAATCTTCGCCCCCCACTTTGTTATGTGGATTAAAGAACAACTAGCACAGAAATATGGGCAAAAGATTTTAGAAACAGGAGGACTTAAGGTATATACCACCTTAAATTGGGAAATACAACAAGCTGCTGAAGAAGCGGTTTATGAAGGAGCAGAAAGAAATAAAAACCGCTTTGGCGGCGAAAATGCTTCTTTAGTGGCAATTGACCCCAAAAGCGGAGAAGTTTTGGCAATGGTCGGCAGTAAAAACTATTTTGAGGAAGAGATACAGGGAAGAGTAAATGTTGCTTTAAGACCCAGACAACCCGGTTCTTCTTTTAAACCTATAGTTTATGCCACCTTACTTAAAGGTCAGTGGGCTCCGGGCTACACTCTTTTTGATTTAGAAACCGATTTTGGCGGCGGTTATAAGCCGCATAATTATGATCATAATCAATATGGCCCAGTAACAATCCGCTTTGCTTTAGCTAACTCCCTTAACATCTCTGCTGTTAAAGCCCTATATTTAGCCGGATTAGACAATGTTTTAGCCACAGCTAAAGATTTAGGTATCACTACTCTTACAGAACCAGAAAGGTACGGGCTTTCTTTAGTTTTGGGCGGAGGCGAAGTTAAGCTTTTAGAGCTTACTGGCGCTTACACCGCTTTTGCCCAAAAAGGCCGTTTTGCCCAACCTTTTGGAATTATCAAAGTTTTAGACAGCTCAGAAAAAGTTTTAGAGGAAAACAAACCACAGGTAAAACAAGTACTGCCTGAAGAGATAGCTTATGAAATTTGGGATATTCTTTCAGATACAACAGCCCGCTCTGCTGTATTTGGCTGGTCAAAATATATGAGCCTTCCCGACAGAAAAGTGGCGCTTAAAACCGGCACTACTGACGATTTTCGTGATGCCTGGACCATTGGTTTTGTGCCCAATTTAGTGGCTGGTGTCTGGGCAGGAAATAGTGACAATCGCCCTATGTATAATGCCCCGGGATCAATGGCAGCAGCGCCAATCTGGCATAGTTTTATGACAAAAGTTAAGGACAAATTTCCTATTGAAGAATACAAGCAGCCTGAAGGAATCAGTAAAACTTCAATTGCTTGGGTTTCTAATAAAAAACCAACAGGAGACTCTCCTAAAATAATCTGGGATATTTTTGCTCCGTGGCAATTGCCCAAAGAATGGGACGATATCTTTATAAAAAAGAAAATCTGCAAACTGAATGGCTTGCTGGCAAATGACGACCACCCTGAAGAACTAACTGAAGAAAAGACATTCGCTAATGTCCATTCAGAGGTACCTGATAATCCGAACTGGGAAGCTCCGGTTTTAGCTTGGGCCAAAGCCAATGGCTATACCAACTATCCCCCCCAAGAGTACTGCTCAGAGCACTCAAATAAACAGCGGCCCGAAATAACCTTTAATTCCCCTAAAGACAAATCAACTGTGGCTGGCGAGATCTCTGTTGAAGTACAAATAAGCTCTGTTTGGGGACTGAAAACTTTGAGTTTTTATTTAGACGGCACACAAATTAAAAAATTTACCTCTCCCCCATTTAGCTTCAGCTTACAAACGTCTCTCTATAAAAATGGAGAGCATACATTAAAAGCTAAAGCTGTAGACGAATTGGGGTTGAGTAGTGAAAAAACTATCAATCTAAATTTTAACAACACTACTCCAGAAGTTCTCAATCTTAATGCTTCTCTCTACAATACAAACAGCGTGCTTTTAAAATGGGGCAACCCTGCAAATATCTCTTATCTAAAAATCTATCGTTCAATTTATCCGGAAAACTTAGGTGTACTAATTAAAGACAACTACCACGGTGAAAGTTATTTAGATGCTTCCCTGTCTGCAAACACCTACTACTTTACTGTTCGCACTGTAAACAGCAAAGGAGAGGAAAGTGTGGGTAAAAGAGTGAGTATTACTATTCCTTAG
- a CDS encoding tyrosine--tRNA ligase, with product MEEKIDFLFSRGVEEIISESALRERLRQDQPLRVKYGVDPTTADLHLGHYAVLRKLRQFQELGHKVILLIGGFTARFGDPTDKLKVRELRPKKEVEKMARSYLDQARLVLDMKRIEVRDNSEWYDKMNLEKFLQIVSRFNYARLIERDMFQERIKKNKPIRMHELLYPVLQAYDSVVLEADVALGGTDQKFNELLGREIQKELGQTPQEVVLLKILTGTDGKEKMSQSLGNDIPLALPAQEIFAKIMSIPDGLIFEYFEMLTDVPREEIDLLKKSLTKGGNPRDIKMRLALEIVQDLKGKKEAQKAKEYFVKVFSQNKTPQEVEEVVLENKEYLAKDLLVALGLVSSKSEAQRLIEQKAVEIDGSIIDNPFKVIKLRGGEIVRVGKYRFKKIKV from the coding sequence ATGGAAGAAAAAATAGATTTTTTATTTAGTCGGGGTGTGGAAGAGATTATTTCAGAATCAGCTTTGCGGGAAAGGTTGCGCCAAGATCAGCCTTTACGGGTTAAATATGGTGTAGATCCAACTACAGCTGATTTACACTTGGGCCATTATGCTGTTTTAAGAAAGCTACGGCAGTTTCAGGAATTGGGGCACAAAGTTATTCTTTTAATCGGCGGCTTTACAGCCAGATTTGGTGATCCTACTGATAAGCTTAAAGTCAGAGAATTGCGGCCTAAAAAAGAAGTAGAGAAGATGGCGCGTTCTTATTTAGATCAGGCAAGGCTTGTTTTAGATATGAAAAGAATTGAAGTAAGAGATAACAGCGAATGGTATGATAAGATGAATTTGGAAAAGTTTTTGCAGATTGTGTCTCGCTTTAACTATGCTCGTCTGATTGAAAGGGATATGTTTCAGGAGAGGATTAAAAAGAATAAACCTATAAGAATGCATGAGTTGTTGTACCCTGTGCTTCAGGCTTATGATTCAGTGGTTCTTGAAGCAGACGTGGCTTTAGGAGGTACAGATCAGAAATTTAATGAGCTTTTGGGACGGGAAATACAAAAAGAGTTAGGACAAACTCCGCAGGAAGTAGTTTTATTGAAAATTTTGACAGGCACAGATGGTAAAGAGAAGATGAGTCAAAGTTTAGGTAATGATATTCCTCTTGCTCTTCCTGCCCAAGAAATCTTTGCCAAGATTATGTCTATCCCTGATGGTCTAATTTTTGAGTATTTTGAAATGCTGACTGATGTACCCAGAGAAGAAATTGATTTACTCAAAAAATCTTTAACCAAAGGAGGAAATCCCAGAGATATTAAGATGCGCTTAGCTTTAGAAATAGTTCAAGATTTAAAAGGGAAAAAAGAGGCTCAAAAAGCAAAAGAGTATTTTGTTAAAGTTTTTTCCCAAAACAAAACTCCTCAAGAAGTAGAGGAGGTGGTTTTAGAAAATAAAGAATATTTAGCTAAAGATTTGTTGGTCGCTTTAGGATTAGTTTCCTCCAAGTCAGAAGCCCAGCGCCTTATTGAGCAAAAGGCAGTAGAGATTGATGGTTCTATAATAGACAACCCTTTTAAAGTGATTAAACTTAGAGGAGGTGAGATAGTGCGGGTAGGCAAGTATAGATTTAAAAAAATCAAGGTCTAA